One stretch of Streptococcus australis DNA includes these proteins:
- a CDS encoding flippase, producing MKVLKNYAYNLSYQLLVIILPIITTPYVTRVFSSNDLGTYGYFNSIVTYFILLATLGVANYGTKVISGHRKEIEKNFWGIYSLQLGATVLSLTLYGLLCLTLPFMQNPVAYILGLALVSKGLDISWLFQGLEDFRKITVRNITVKLVGVISIFLFVKSADDLYLYVFLLTIFELLGQLSMWLPAREFIGRPHFDLEYAKHHLKPVILLFLPQVAISLYVTLDRTMLGALASTNDVGIYDQALKLVNILLTLVTSLGSVMLPRVANLLATGDHRAVNKMHEMAFLIYNLVIFPIISGMLIVNDDFVQFFLGQDFQDARYAIAIMIFRMFFIGWTNIMGIQILIPHSKNKEFMVSTTAPAIISVGLNLLFLPKLGYIGAAIVSVLTEALVWAIQLFFTRKYLKEVSIIGSMTKIILASAIMYGILLGSKTFIQFSPTINVLVFVVLGGIIYLFLILSLKVVDVTELKQMIRKN from the coding sequence ATGAAAGTACTAAAAAACTACGCCTACAATCTTTCTTATCAATTGTTGGTAATTATACTTCCGATTATTACGACTCCCTATGTGACACGGGTCTTTTCTTCGAATGATCTAGGGACATATGGTTATTTTAACTCCATCGTTACTTATTTTATCCTCTTAGCAACGCTAGGGGTTGCTAACTATGGGACCAAGGTCATTTCAGGGCATCGCAAGGAAATTGAAAAAAACTTTTGGGGAATCTACTCTCTGCAATTAGGTGCAACAGTCCTTTCTCTAACCTTGTATGGTCTTCTTTGTCTAACTCTTCCCTTTATGCAAAATCCAGTAGCCTACATTCTAGGCTTGGCTTTGGTTTCTAAAGGATTAGATATATCCTGGCTTTTTCAAGGGCTAGAGGATTTTCGAAAGATTACTGTTCGAAATATCACAGTCAAACTCGTTGGTGTAATCTCTATCTTCCTCTTTGTCAAATCTGCGGATGACCTGTACCTCTATGTCTTTTTGCTAACCATATTTGAACTCTTGGGGCAGCTAAGTATGTGGTTGCCTGCTCGTGAGTTTATTGGTAGACCTCATTTTGATTTAGAATATGCTAAGCATCATTTGAAACCCGTTATATTATTGTTTCTTCCTCAAGTAGCTATTTCTTTGTATGTTACCTTAGATCGTACCATGCTAGGAGCCCTAGCTTCTACAAATGATGTAGGGATCTATGATCAGGCGCTTAAATTGGTGAATATTCTATTAACCTTGGTAACATCATTAGGAAGTGTTATGTTGCCTCGAGTAGCTAACTTATTGGCAACAGGAGATCATAGAGCAGTCAATAAGATGCATGAGATGGCTTTCTTGATTTATAATTTAGTTATTTTTCCTATTATATCCGGAATGTTAATTGTCAATGATGATTTTGTTCAATTTTTCCTTGGGCAAGACTTTCAAGATGCACGTTATGCAATTGCCATTATGATTTTCCGCATGTTCTTTATCGGTTGGACCAATATTATGGGAATTCAAATTTTGATTCCACACAGTAAAAATAAGGAATTTATGGTTTCAACAACAGCTCCCGCAATTATCAGTGTAGGTTTGAACCTGCTATTCCTTCCTAAACTTGGTTATATCGGAGCAGCTATTGTCTCTGTTTTAACAGAAGCGCTAGTATGGGCAATTCAATTGTTCTTTACTCGTAAATACTTAAAGGAAGTTTCAATCATTGGATCTATGACAAAAATTATTCTAGCATCAGCTATCATGTATGGTATTTTGCTTGGCTCAAAAACATTTATACAGTTTTCACCAACCATAAATGTTTTAGTGTTTGTGGTGCTTGGTGGAATCATTTACCTTTTTTTGATTCTATCTCTGAAAGTGGTAGATGTGACAGAATTAAAACAAATGATTAGGAAAAATTAG